In the Staphylococcus condimenti genome, one interval contains:
- the divIC gene encoding cell division protein DivIC, with the protein MNRKVEHMENRYIENENRKKKRHEMKKRVVKRRIMLFAGILLAIILILSIMVFTQIRSNADDAKERKAKEEKFQKQQDEEIALKEQLNNLNNKDYIEKIARDDYYLSNDGEVIFKLPKDKDKK; encoded by the coding sequence ATGAATAGAAAAGTTGAACATATGGAGAATCGGTACATTGAAAATGAAAACCGCAAGAAAAAACGTCATGAGATGAAAAAACGCGTTGTGAAACGGCGTATCATGTTATTTGCGGGTATTTTACTAGCGATTATCTTAATTCTTTCTATTATGGTGTTCACCCAAATCAGAAGCAATGCCGATGATGCTAAAGAACGTAAAGCGAAAGAAGAAAAGTTTCAAAAGCAGCAAGATGAAGAAATTGCTTTAAAAGAACAACTGAACAATTTGAATAATAAAGACTATATCGAAAAAATTGCACGTGATGATTATTATTTAAGTAACGATGGTGAAGTGATTTTCAAATTGCCGAAAGACAAAGATAAAAAGTAG
- a CDS encoding RNA-binding S4 domain-containing protein — MRLDKYLKVSRLIKRRTLAKEVSDQGRVQVNGNTAKAGTDVKVGDEIVIRFGQRVVTIKVTGLNEHASKENAKGMYELVKEERINEND; from the coding sequence GTGAGATTAGACAAGTATTTAAAAGTTTCACGTTTAATCAAACGACGCACATTGGCTAAAGAAGTCAGCGACCAAGGCCGTGTACAAGTCAACGGCAATACAGCTAAAGCCGGCACGGATGTAAAAGTTGGAGATGAGATTGTCATCCGCTTCGGCCAACGTGTGGTTACGATTAAAGTAACAGGATTAAACGAACACGCTTCTAAAGAAAATGCTAAAGGCATGTATGAACTCGTCAAAGAAGAACGTATCAACGAAAATGATTAA
- a CDS encoding MazG nucleotide pyrophosphohydrolase domain-containing protein: MTHTITIAGLGNYGLDELPLGVYRYLINTAKIYARTLDHPVIQELRDAEKAEIEWISFDDVYESHDEFAEVYENIVTQLVEAAQSEDIVYAVPGHPRVAETTTALLTAYAGSHDDIELQVLGGKSFIDDVFEAVQVDPNDGFTLLDGTALEAAQLNIRTHTLITQVYSAMTAGDLKLTLMERYPDDYTVQIVDGARSTGAALIETPLFELDHHDIFSNLTSVFVPRIEDADLMHRDFDFAETVIDTLVDDEKGCSWDKKQTHDSLKRYLLEETFELFEAIDNEDDWHMIEELGDILLQVMLHTSIGKKEGYMDVHEVIESMNDKMIRRHPHVFGEAHAENVEDLKAIWSDAKSKEGKQERVKFEKVFADHFMALYDDIKNKDYNEAELKAFLEKKEGK, encoded by the coding sequence ATGACACACACGATTACAATTGCAGGTTTAGGCAATTACGGACTTGATGAGCTGCCGTTAGGTGTATACCGTTATTTAATCAATACGGCTAAAATTTATGCACGTACACTGGATCACCCTGTGATTCAAGAATTACGTGATGCAGAAAAAGCTGAAATAGAATGGATAAGCTTTGATGATGTTTACGAATCACACGATGAATTTGCTGAAGTATACGAGAATATTGTTACGCAGTTAGTGGAAGCTGCACAATCAGAAGATATTGTTTATGCAGTACCCGGACATCCAAGAGTTGCTGAAACTACGACCGCACTCTTAACAGCATATGCAGGGAGTCATGATGATATAGAGCTGCAAGTATTAGGCGGCAAAAGTTTTATTGATGACGTGTTTGAAGCGGTACAAGTAGATCCGAATGATGGTTTTACATTGTTGGATGGTACAGCTTTAGAAGCAGCACAGTTGAATATTCGTACGCATACCTTGATTACACAAGTGTATAGTGCGATGACAGCGGGAGATTTAAAACTGACTTTAATGGAACGTTATCCTGATGACTATACTGTGCAGATTGTAGACGGTGCACGCAGTACAGGTGCAGCACTGATTGAAACACCATTATTTGAACTAGATCATCATGATATCTTCAGTAATTTGACCAGTGTGTTTGTGCCGCGTATTGAAGATGCAGATTTAATGCATCGTGATTTTGATTTTGCGGAAACTGTCATTGATACGTTAGTAGATGACGAAAAAGGATGCTCATGGGATAAGAAACAAACTCATGATTCATTGAAACGTTATTTACTGGAAGAAACTTTTGAATTATTTGAAGCAATTGATAATGAAGATGATTGGCATATGATTGAAGAACTCGGAGATATTCTGCTTCAAGTGATGCTGCATACAAGTATTGGTAAAAAAGAAGGTTACATGGATGTTCATGAAGTAATTGAAAGTATGAATGATAAAATGATTCGTCGTCACCCTCATGTTTTTGGAGAAGCGCATGCTGAAAATGTAGAGGATTTAAAAGCAATATGGTCAGATGCGAAATCTAAAGAAGGTAAACAAGAACGTGTAAAATTTGAGAAAGTATTTGCAGACCATTTTATGGCGTTGTATGATGATATCAAAAATAAAGACTATAATGAGGCAGAACTTAAAGCCTTTTTAGAAAAGAAAGAAGGAAAATAG
- a CDS encoding polysaccharide biosynthesis protein — MKRKSAFNGVVILTLALIAVKILSAIYRVPYQNVLGDAGLYAYQQVYPFLSLATILSMNAIPSAVTQNFGANWTDKRISQVMMGVQTACFAIFLVVFLGASVIARIMGDMHLTPMIQMASCSFLVVGILGVLRGSYQSRQQMELPAYSQVIEQIVRVGIILAMIVVFAIGHKTIYQIGKWSILASALGFLAASLFLMWKRPFRFQWQWRENDIESQVWKRLTAAIIIFSASHLIVTTWQLMDSFSVIRELQHYGLSFKASIVQKGIYDRGASFIQIGLIVTTTFCFVLIPLLTNAFREGRFERMNRYANASLKITVTISVAAGVGLMNLLPLMNRVFFKNDVLTDTLIIYMLTVICVSLIMVNIALLEVRRQSRLILITFAAGALLKLLLNLLLIPRVGIIGASISTVLSLCLFAGILQWRAFRFYRFRHLRTFVVKLIISMIGMTLAVQLVMWLLPTTERLSGMLELLVAAVAGVAVVIAAIAGLNLLTYKELQHMPFGDKLYHFKKGRKR; from the coding sequence ATGAAGCGTAAATCAGCCTTTAATGGCGTGGTCATTCTAACGCTTGCTTTAATTGCGGTAAAAATACTCAGTGCAATTTATCGAGTACCTTATCAAAACGTATTAGGTGATGCGGGACTTTATGCGTACCAGCAAGTGTATCCATTTTTATCGCTGGCTACGATTTTATCTATGAATGCGATTCCGAGTGCAGTGACGCAAAACTTCGGAGCAAACTGGACAGATAAACGTATTAGCCAAGTTATGATGGGGGTACAGACGGCTTGCTTTGCGATATTTTTAGTTGTCTTTTTGGGTGCTTCTGTGATTGCACGGATTATGGGTGATATGCATTTAACACCGATGATACAAATGGCGAGCTGCAGTTTCTTAGTAGTCGGCATTCTTGGTGTGCTGCGGGGCAGCTATCAATCGCGGCAACAAATGGAATTGCCGGCTTATTCGCAAGTCATTGAACAGATTGTGCGTGTCGGTATCATTTTAGCGATGATTGTTGTTTTTGCGATCGGCCATAAAACGATTTATCAAATAGGAAAATGGTCGATTCTTGCTTCAGCGCTCGGTTTCTTAGCAGCATCGCTGTTCTTGATGTGGAAAAGACCATTTCGTTTTCAATGGCAATGGCGTGAAAATGATATAGAAAGCCAAGTTTGGAAACGTTTGACTGCAGCAATTATCATATTCTCAGCTTCTCATTTAATTGTGACGACATGGCAATTGATGGATAGTTTCAGTGTTATACGCGAATTGCAGCACTATGGGCTTTCTTTTAAAGCATCTATTGTACAAAAAGGAATTTATGACCGCGGAGCTTCTTTTATTCAAATCGGCCTGATTGTAACGACGACGTTTTGTTTTGTCTTAATTCCTTTATTGACAAATGCATTCAGAGAAGGCCGCTTTGAACGTATGAATCGTTATGCGAATGCTTCTTTGAAAATTACAGTAACCATCAGTGTGGCAGCGGGTGTCGGATTAATGAATTTATTGCCGTTGATGAATCGTGTGTTCTTTAAAAATGATGTGTTAACGGATACTTTAATTATTTATATGCTGACAGTCATATGTGTATCATTGATTATGGTTAATATCGCGCTACTTGAAGTGCGTCGCCAATCACGTTTGATTTTAATTACTTTTGCGGCAGGCGCATTATTGAAATTGTTGCTGAATCTCTTATTGATTCCGCGTGTCGGTATTATCGGGGCGAGTATCAGCACGGTATTGTCATTATGTTTATTTGCGGGCATTTTGCAATGGAGAGCATTCCGTTTCTACCGCTTCCGACATTTGCGCACGTTTGTTGTGAAATTAATCATTTCGATGATTGGCATGACACTTGCTGTACAACTGGTGATGTGGCTGCTTCCGACAACTGAACGCTTATCAGGTATGTTGGAACTGCTTGTTGCAGCTGTGGCTGGTGTAGCAGTAGTTATTGCTGCCATTGCAGGGTTGAACTTGCTGACTTATAAAGAACTGCAACATATGCCGTTCGGCGATAAATTGTATCACTTTAAGAAAGGACGAAAACGATGA
- the mfd gene encoding transcription-repair coupling factor → MITDYINKDKRYEELNDAFGQENVLVTGLSGAAKATMMAEKYLSSDRPLVVVTNNLYQADKLEADIQQYINDDEIYKYPLQDIMTEEFSTQSPQLMSERVRTLTGLAEGQRGFFIIPLNGLKKLQTPVDIWKSHQVKLSVGDDIDVDDFLNKLVDMGYRRETAVSHIGEFSLRGGIIDIYPLIGAPVRIELFDTEVDSIRQFDIETQRSEENQDTVEITSASDYIITDDVLKRIKTQLKEAYENTRPKIEKSVRNDVKDTYESFLQFDSNFVDHQVIRRLVAFMYEQPATLVDYISNNAIIAVDEYNRVKDTEETLTTEVNDFMTQLIESGKGFIGQQFMNDKAFETLISTRNITYFTLFTASMPVKLNNIIKFSSKPVQQFYGQYDIMRSEFQRYVNNGYTVVVLVETETKKERVKSMMNEMHIPVVEGEAGEHMEGGHAVIVEGSLSEGFELPYMQLAVVTERELFKSKQKKAKKRTPTMSNAERIKSYQDLKIGDYVVHVHHGVGRYLGVETLEVGDVHRDYIKIQYKGTDQLFVPVDQMDQVQKYVASEDKTPRLNKLGGTEWKKTKAKVQQSVEDIADELIELYREREMAQGYQYGADSEQQHEFEMDFPYDLTADQSKSIVEIKDDMEKERPMDRLLCGDVGYGKTEVALRAAFKAVMEGKQVAFLVPTTILAQQHYETLIERMQDFPVNIQLMSRFRTPKEVKETKKGLEDGTVDIVVGTHKLLAKDVKYKDLGLLVVDEEQRFGVRHKERIKSLKTNVDVLTLTATPIPRTLHMSMLGVRDLSVIETPPENRFPVQTYVLEQNSNFIKEALERELSRGGQAFYLYNKVQSIYEKKEQLQMLMPEANIGVAHGRMTERELEDTMIGFVNGEYDILVTTTIIETGVDVPNANTLIIEDADRFGLSQLYQLRGRVGRSSRVGYAYFLHPTNKVLSETAEERLQAIKEFTELGSGFKIAMRDLNIRGAGNLLGKQQHGFIDSVGFDLYSQMLEEAVNEKRGIKEETTTPEIEIDLNMDAYLPTEYIPNEQSKIEIYKKLRQIENEEQLMDIKDELIDRFNEYPIQVERLLDIVEMRIHALNVGVLSIKDTGKAVEVQLSEKGTEDINGEALFKQTLPLGRDMKVGVEDGAMKVTLAKNKRAGAWFDRLKFLMKSLEESMVIPDEA, encoded by the coding sequence ATAATTACAGATTATATAAATAAAGATAAAAGATATGAAGAGTTAAATGATGCATTCGGCCAAGAGAATGTTTTAGTAACCGGTCTTTCAGGCGCTGCCAAAGCAACAATGATGGCAGAGAAATATCTTTCTTCTGATCGTCCGCTTGTCGTAGTTACAAATAATCTCTATCAAGCAGATAAATTAGAGGCAGATATTCAACAATATATTAATGATGATGAGATTTATAAGTATCCGCTCCAAGACATTATGACTGAGGAGTTTTCTACACAAAGTCCTCAACTGATGAGTGAACGTGTACGTACCCTTACTGGCTTAGCCGAAGGACAGCGAGGGTTCTTTATCATACCTTTAAATGGTCTGAAAAAATTACAAACACCTGTCGATATTTGGAAATCACATCAAGTGAAGTTGTCAGTAGGTGATGATATTGACGTTGATGATTTTCTTAATAAATTAGTCGACATGGGTTATCGTCGAGAAACTGCTGTGTCTCATATCGGAGAATTCTCATTACGCGGAGGCATTATTGATATATATCCGCTTATTGGCGCGCCTGTACGTATTGAATTATTTGATACAGAAGTAGATTCAATCCGCCAATTCGATATAGAAACACAACGTTCTGAAGAAAACCAAGATACAGTAGAAATCACATCAGCCAGTGATTATATTATTACAGATGATGTGCTCAAGCGTATTAAAACACAATTAAAAGAAGCATATGAAAATACGCGCCCTAAAATAGAGAAATCTGTACGCAATGATGTTAAAGATACGTATGAAAGCTTTTTACAATTCGACAGCAACTTCGTTGATCACCAAGTTATCCGACGTTTAGTTGCTTTTATGTATGAACAGCCCGCAACACTAGTAGACTATATCAGCAACAATGCGATTATCGCTGTAGATGAATACAACAGAGTAAAAGATACAGAAGAAACTTTAACAACAGAAGTCAATGACTTTATGACGCAATTGATTGAAAGTGGAAAAGGTTTTATCGGCCAGCAATTTATGAATGATAAAGCTTTTGAAACGCTTATAAGTACAAGAAACATTACGTACTTTACACTTTTTACAGCCAGTATGCCTGTTAAGTTAAATAATATTATTAAATTCTCCAGTAAACCTGTGCAACAGTTTTATGGTCAATATGATATTATGCGTTCTGAATTCCAGCGTTATGTCAACAACGGCTATACAGTTGTCGTACTGGTTGAAACAGAAACAAAAAAAGAACGCGTCAAATCTATGATGAACGAAATGCATATTCCGGTTGTAGAAGGTGAAGCAGGAGAACATATGGAAGGCGGTCATGCGGTTATTGTCGAAGGCAGTCTTTCAGAAGGTTTTGAACTGCCTTATATGCAATTAGCTGTTGTGACAGAACGTGAATTATTCAAGTCTAAACAGAAAAAAGCTAAAAAACGCACACCGACAATGAGCAATGCTGAACGTATCAAATCTTATCAAGATTTAAAAATCGGGGATTATGTTGTTCATGTCCACCATGGTGTCGGTCGTTATTTAGGTGTTGAAACACTTGAAGTCGGCGATGTGCATCGCGACTATATTAAAATCCAATATAAAGGGACAGACCAGTTGTTTGTACCTGTGGATCAAATGGATCAAGTACAGAAGTATGTCGCTTCTGAAGATAAAACACCGCGACTTAATAAACTCGGCGGTACTGAATGGAAGAAAACGAAAGCGAAAGTTCAACAAAGCGTTGAAGATATCGCAGATGAATTGATTGAATTATATCGTGAACGTGAAATGGCGCAAGGTTATCAATATGGTGCAGATTCTGAACAGCAACATGAATTTGAAATGGACTTTCCATATGATTTAACAGCAGACCAAAGTAAATCTATTGTGGAAATCAAAGACGATATGGAAAAAGAACGTCCGATGGATCGTCTGCTTTGCGGTGATGTAGGTTACGGTAAAACGGAAGTTGCGCTTCGTGCTGCTTTTAAAGCTGTAATGGAAGGCAAACAAGTAGCTTTCTTAGTTCCGACAACTATCTTAGCGCAGCAGCACTATGAAACACTGATTGAACGTATGCAAGATTTCCCGGTAAATATTCAATTAATGAGCCGTTTCCGTACACCGAAAGAAGTCAAAGAGACTAAAAAAGGATTAGAAGACGGTACAGTCGATATTGTCGTAGGGACACACAAACTCTTAGCCAAAGATGTGAAGTATAAAGATTTAGGATTGCTTGTGGTCGATGAAGAACAACGTTTTGGTGTACGACACAAAGAACGTATTAAATCACTGAAAACGAATGTCGATGTATTAACATTAACAGCAACACCTATTCCGCGTACGTTGCATATGAGTATGCTTGGGGTACGTGACTTGTCTGTTATTGAAACACCGCCGGAAAATCGCTTCCCAGTCCAAACTTACGTCCTAGAACAAAATTCAAACTTCATCAAAGAAGCACTTGAACGCGAATTATCACGCGGCGGCCAAGCATTCTATTTATACAACAAAGTACAATCCATCTATGAGAAGAAAGAACAGCTGCAGATGCTGATGCCTGAAGCTAATATCGGCGTGGCGCATGGCCGTATGACAGAACGTGAACTGGAAGATACGATGATTGGGTTCGTCAACGGAGAATACGATATTTTAGTCACAACAACCATTATTGAAACTGGTGTGGATGTGCCGAATGCGAATACCTTGATTATCGAAGATGCAGACCGCTTCGGTTTGAGTCAATTGTATCAATTGCGCGGACGTGTCGGTCGATCATCTCGTGTCGGTTATGCTTACTTCTTGCACCCGACAAACAAAGTATTATCAGAAACAGCAGAAGAGCGTCTGCAAGCCATCAAAGAGTTTACAGAACTCGGCAGCGGCTTCAAAATTGCGATGCGTGATTTGAATATTCGCGGTGCCGGCAACTTGCTCGGCAAACAGCAGCATGGCTTTATCGATTCAGTCGGTTTCGACTTGTACTCACAAATGTTAGAAGAAGCGGTTAATGAAAAACGCGGCATCAAAGAAGAAACAACCACACCAGAAATCGAAATTGACTTGAACATGGATGCATATCTGCCGACAGAATATATCCCGAATGAACAATCTAAAATTGAAATCTATAAAAAACTCCGTCAAATTGAAAATGAAGAGCAGTTAATGGATATTAAAGATGAATTGATTGATCGTTTCAATGAATATCCAATTCAAGTTGAACGATTGTTAGATATTGTTGAAATGCGTATTCATGCATTGAATGTCGGTGTACTGTCTATTAAAGATACTGGTAAAGCAGTCGAAGTCCAACTGTCAGAAAAAGGGACAGAAGATATTAACGGTGAAGCATTATTTAAACAAACCTTGCCTTTAGGACGCGACATGAAAGTCGGCGTTGAAGATGGTGCGATGAAAGTTACATTGGCTAAAAATAAACGTGCAGGGGCATGGTTCGACCGTTTGAAATTCCTAATGAAATCATTGGAAGAAAGTATGGTTATACCGGATGAAGCGTAA
- the pth gene encoding aminoacyl-tRNA hydrolase: MKCIVGLGNIGKRFEQTKHNIGFEVIDYLLESNQFKLDKQKFRGAYTIERLGGEKVLFIEPMTMMNLSGEAVGPLMDYYNVDPEDLLVLYDDLDLPQGQVRLRQKGSAGGHNGMKSIIQHLGTDNFKRIRIGIGRPTNGMSVPDYVLQKFSKQEMETMNKVIEHSAHAVEDYVSNSRFDHVMNEYNGEVS; this comes from the coding sequence ATGAAGTGTATTGTCGGATTAGGCAATATCGGTAAACGATTCGAACAAACAAAACATAACATTGGCTTCGAAGTGATAGATTATCTGCTTGAGTCCAATCAATTTAAATTAGATAAACAAAAATTCCGCGGTGCATATACAATTGAACGACTTGGCGGAGAGAAAGTATTATTCATTGAACCGATGACAATGATGAATCTATCAGGAGAAGCTGTAGGTCCGTTAATGGATTATTACAATGTGGATCCAGAAGATTTATTAGTACTGTACGATGATTTGGATTTACCGCAAGGGCAAGTGCGTTTGCGTCAAAAAGGAAGTGCCGGCGGTCATAACGGAATGAAATCGATTATTCAACACCTTGGCACTGATAACTTTAAACGTATTCGTATCGGAATCGGCAGACCGACGAACGGCATGTCAGTTCCTGATTATGTATTACAGAAATTTTCGAAACAAGAAATGGAAACAATGAATAAAGTAATAGAACATTCTGCACATGCTGTTGAAGATTATGTTTCTAATTCTCGATTTGATCATGTGATGAATGAATATAATGGTGAGGTCTCGTGA
- a CDS encoding 50S ribosomal protein L25/general stress protein Ctc — MASLKSIIRQGKQRRSDLTAIRNSGKVPAVMYGYGQKNVSVKVDEVEFIKVIREVGRNGVIDLGVGSKTIKVMVADYQFDPLKNQITHIDFLAINMSEERTVEVPVHLVGEAVGAKEGGVVDQPLFNLEVTATPENIPEYLEVEISGLEIGDSLSVEDLNTTGNFTIENEPEATVVTVVPPTQGPSEAEIEEVEAGDADTPEPEVVGEKEEEE; from the coding sequence ATGGCTTCATTAAAGTCTATTATCCGTCAAGGTAAACAAAGACGTTCTGATTTAACAGCAATCAGAAACTCAGGTAAAGTACCAGCAGTTATGTATGGTTACGGTCAAAAAAACGTATCAGTTAAAGTTGATGAAGTAGAATTCATCAAAGTTATCCGTGAAGTTGGACGTAACGGTGTTATCGATTTAGGCGTAGGTTCTAAAACAATCAAAGTAATGGTTGCAGACTACCAATTCGATCCACTTAAAAACCAAATCACTCACATCGACTTCTTAGCAATCAACATGAGTGAAGAACGTACTGTTGAAGTACCTGTACACTTAGTTGGTGAAGCAGTAGGCGCTAAAGAAGGCGGCGTAGTTGACCAACCATTATTCAACCTTGAAGTAACAGCTACTCCAGAAAACATTCCTGAATATCTTGAAGTAGAAATTTCTGGATTAGAAATTGGCGACAGCTTATCAGTTGAAGATTTAAACACTACTGGTAACTTCACAATTGAAAACGAACCAGAAGCTACAGTTGTAACTGTAGTACCTCCAACTCAAGGACCAAGCGAAGCTGAAATTGAAGAAGTTGAAGCTGGCGATGCAGATACTCCTGAACCAGAAGTTGTTGGAGAAAAAGAAGAAGAAGAATAA